A single Henriciella sp. AS95 DNA region contains:
- a CDS encoding isoaspartyl peptidase/L-asparaginase, with protein MIRSVFCALATMVTIIHAPAHADDTPEWRIVIHGGAGVILRENLSVEREAAYTAALETSLKAGGDVLASGGSAVDAVQAAVLTMEDDPLFNAGRGAVMTAARIHELDASIMDGRDRNAGAVAGVTRVRNPILAARAVMDQSEHVMFAGPGADNFAETAGLEMVDNSYFTTERRSQALDRVLREQTRTDADRHGTVGAVAIDRQGNIAAATTTGGMTAKAAGRVGDSPIIGAATYAQNGVCAVSATGHGEYFIRVGVAKTICSRVELAGETIVAAAENALGQVETLGGDGGVIVMGGEGQYAFVFNSAGMYRGMMDASGTLETAIFAAE; from the coding sequence GTGATCCGTTCAGTCTTTTGCGCGCTTGCCACAATGGTCACGATTATCCACGCCCCCGCGCATGCCGATGACACACCTGAATGGCGCATCGTCATTCATGGCGGGGCAGGGGTCATCTTGCGCGAGAACCTCTCGGTTGAACGGGAAGCGGCCTACACGGCCGCACTCGAAACCTCGCTCAAGGCAGGCGGCGATGTGCTGGCCTCCGGTGGCAGCGCCGTCGATGCCGTTCAGGCTGCCGTCCTGACCATGGAGGATGATCCGCTGTTCAATGCAGGGCGCGGCGCCGTGATGACAGCTGCCCGCATTCACGAACTTGACGCCTCGATCATGGATGGCCGCGACCGCAATGCCGGCGCTGTCGCAGGCGTCACTCGCGTGCGCAACCCCATCCTTGCCGCCCGCGCCGTGATGGACCAGTCCGAACATGTGATGTTCGCCGGGCCAGGCGCCGACAATTTCGCTGAAACTGCCGGGCTGGAGATGGTCGATAATTCCTATTTCACAACCGAGCGTCGCAGCCAGGCGCTCGACCGTGTGCTCAGGGAGCAGACCCGTACCGACGCAGACCGTCACGGCACCGTCGGCGCCGTTGCGATTGACCGGCAAGGCAACATCGCTGCGGCGACAACGACCGGCGGGATGACCGCAAAGGCGGCCGGCCGGGTCGGCGACTCGCCCATTATCGGCGCTGCGACCTATGCCCAGAACGGTGTCTGCGCCGTCTCTGCGACCGGCCACGGCGAATACTTCATCCGCGTCGGTGTCGCCAAAACCATCTGTTCGCGCGTCGAGCTCGCTGGCGAAACGATCGTGGCGGCAGCAGAAAACGCTCTTGGTCAGGTCGAAACCCTCGGCGGTGACGGGGGTGTCATCGTCATGGGCGGCGAAGGGCAATATGCTTTTGTCTTCAACTCCGCCGGCATGTATCGCGGTATGATGGACGCGAGCGGGACGCTGGAAACGGCAATTTTCGCTGCCGAGTAA